The sequence tgacacaattcctccatagacagagcctggagaagacttccatcacctgggttatcagtACAGAggtatgtcacaaatccccctctaggcagagtatagagaagaatcccatcacctgggtgatcagtgcagagatatttcacaatgccccccgTAGGCAGAgagtagacaagagttacataacatAGGTGATCTGGGCAGAGGTATGTCAAAACGCccatgtaggcagagcctagataaatgttacatcatctgggtgatcagtgcagagttacctcacaataccccctgtaggtggagcctagacaagagttacatcacctgggtgatcagtgcagagatatttcacaatgccccataGGCAAATACAAGACtagagtccgtcacctgggtgattagtgcagaaatatgtgacaatgcTCCCAgcaggcagagcctagagaagagtcccatgacctgggtgatcagtgcagagatatttcacaacgCCCCTGCAGGCAGAGCGTAAGCAAGATTCACATCACCTacgtgatcagtgcagagatatgtcacaagacCCCCTATAGGCAGATCCtgggcaagagttacatcaccagGGTGATCAATGCAGtcatatgtcactatgccccgtaggcagagcctagtcaacgttacatcacgtgggtgatcagtgcagagatatgtcacaaagtccctatacacagagcctagaaaagggtcccatcacctgtgtgatcagtgcagaattatgtcacaatgcccccataggcagatacaacacaagagttacatcacctgggtgatcagtgtagagatatgtcacagtgcccccataggcagagcctagacaaaactcccatcaccagggtgatcagtgcagagatatgtcacaaagcccctgtgggcagagcctagacaagagttacatcacttttTTGAtgagttcagagatgtgtcatgctgactctttgctcccggagctctgcgggcacccggAAACctgcagggaagggtggaagaccgtCATGGTGCCTCCGCTCTCCTTGCTAGTTTCCAAACCGTCCACACTGCAGACTCCCCATGTTGCCGGACAcgggaatccatcgtcaggccatcacgccggggagGCATCTTCTGTCTGGGGTCTCGCTGTGGTCTCCTACGTGGAAGTGAAGGAGAGCCACACCtctgcgtgtgtgagactgtcccggcaacgCTGACACCAacaggcactgcctccttcatggagagagggcctggaaccctcaagactcccacggagattcagttccacactcccctccaccctcccaggccAGTTTATCTCTGCTGAAGATGCCTGGGAGCCCAGTgagcggcttccagttcccgcgggattcctggagaggtccaGAGTGCCAGCCCCCGATAAgcgcccccctcaccccttccccctcgcctccttcctcttcatctctccgtccccaccaccaccatcaccacgccctccctGCACCCCACAAACCCCCGGCCACAGGCCTCGACGCCCTGGGACCCTTCCAAGTTGGGGTGTGCTGTCCCAGGGCTCACAGCCATTCATAAAgtggtggagcctgcctgcctgtgggcctttataagagccgctggctggcgGTCCgggcaggcctcctggctgcacctgccacAATACACAGGCCGGCTGAGGTGCACAGGAGCCCGCCGTCGTCTCTCTGCCCGTGTCTGGCCATGAAATTCCAGCCAGGGCTCCCCGCGATGGTCCTCCTGACAACTTCGGATGGCACCCTTGCTGCGGAAGCCCAGGGTTGgggacggcgaaggagactcgtttggaccccgagcAAAAGTGAGGCCCTGCGAGTCTGCTTTGAGCGGAACCCATACCTGGGCATTGCCACCAGAGAAAGGCTGGCCCAGGCCATCGGCATTCCGcagcccagggtccagatttggtatcagaatgagaggtcacgccagctgaggcagcaccggcgggaatctcggccctCGCCCAggagacgcggcccgcaagaaggcaggcaAAAGCGGACCGCCAtcaccggatcccagaccgccctgctcctccgagcctttgagaaggatcgctttccaggcatcgccgccagggaagtgctggccagggagatgggcctcccggagtccaggattcagatctggtttcagagtCGAAGGGTCAGGCACCTGGGATAGGCTGGCAGGGCGCCCGCGCACACAGGCGGCCGGTGCAACATGGTCACagcgggtgtcaccctgctccgTCGTGGGTCGCCTTCGCCCACACCGGCgcgtggggaacggggcttccGGCACCCAGCGTGCCCTGCACGCCTGGGGCTCTCACACAGGGGGCTTTCCTGAGCCAGGGAGAGAGGGCCATCCCCATGCTGCAGCCCAGCCAGGCCACGCCTGCACAGGGGGTCTACCAACCTGCCCCGGTACGCAGAGATTTTGCCTATGCCACCCCGGCTCCTCCtgaaggggcgctctcccaccctcatcCTCCACGGTGGCCTCCGCACCCGGGCAAAAGCCGGGAGGACCGGGAACCGCAGCGCGATGACCTGCCGGGCCCTCgcgcggtgggacagcctgggaCCGCTCAAGCGGGGCCAtagggccaaggtgtgcttgcgccacccgagtcccaggggagtccgtggtggggctaGGGCCGGGGTCCCAGGGCACCGGGGCGGCGTGGCAACCCCAAGCTGGGGCAGCTCGACCTCGCCAGCTCACGCCCCCAAAGGCCTCCACGCGGCAGAGGCAGTTACAAGACACCCCGGCACCCAcccaggcgctccaggagccggggcgctcatctgcactccactctggcctgctgctggatgagctcctggcgagaCCGGATTTTCTGCAATAGGTGCAACATTTCCTTGAAACGGAGGCCcctggggagctggaggccttggaaatGGCCGCCTCTctggaagcacccctcagtgaggaagaataccgggctctgctggaggagctttaggacgcggggCTGGGACGGGGTGAAGTCGGGGCAGGGCGGTAGCCTCTCTTTTGCCGGGCACACCTGGCTGGCTATGGAGGGGCGTGtcttcccccagccccctccaCCGGGCTGACCGTCCTGAGATTCCTGTCTTCTAGGTCTAGGCCTGGTGAGAGACTCCACAGAGCgtagaactgccattctttcctgggcatcccggggatTTCAGAGTCGGCCCTGCTTCCAGCATGTGGGCCACCTACTGTACACGCGAGGCTTTGCGGGCAGCCACCTGGGCTATGGAGAAGCCCGGGCACAGCTCTCATGCCTTTCCACCATGCCACCCTCGCCTGACCACCCACTCCCGACCCCCACCCCACATCCCCGGAAAATGCGTCTTCCTTTGGGCTGGGTGGAGGCCCCCTTCCCGTGAAACACCGGGCCCGCGCAGCGTCCAGGTCTGGCACCCCTCCagcggctcgcctcctctgcaCCTCCACGCCACCATCGCTGGCCCGCCTGTACCCCTGCAACCTCCCAGCTGACACCAAGGAGCACCTGGAGGCAGAACGCAGAAGTCTAGCTCTCTTTGCCGGCACCCTGGCTAGACCTGCGCTCATTGTGCAAACCAGCTGACGTGCAAGGGAGCCCGCTGGACTCTCTGTGCCCTTGTCCGTCCATGAAATTCTGGCTGAGGCTCTCCCAACACCTTCCGACGCTCTTTAGTCAAAGCCTGGAGAATAGTTAGATCTCCTGGATGATCAGTTCAGAATTATGTCAAGATGCCCCCTCCCTGCGGAGCCTAGACAAGGTTTGCATcatttgggtgatcagtgcagagatatatcacaatgtcctctgtacaaaaagcctggaaatgatttacatcacctcggtgGTTAGTGCATAGGTATGTCAGAAATCCCCAATATGCTgaacctagacaagggttacatcatttaggtgatcagtgtagagatatgtgaaaattccCGTGTAGACGGAGCCTAGACAACtgttacatcacctagtgatCAGTGCAGGTATAAGTATTAAAGCCTCCTCTAGGCAGAGTGTACACAGGTGTTTCCTCCctggggtgatcagtgcagagatatgtctcaaagCCACTGTAAGCAGAACcttgacaagggttacatcacctgtttgatcagtggaaatgtaCATCACAAAGCACCCTGTTGGCAAAGACCAGACAATTGCTACATCACCTGGGTTAGCAGTGGAGAGATctatcacaatgcccctgtaggcagagcttagagaagggttacatcacctgggtgatcagggcagagatatgtcaaaatgctcctgtaggctgaacctagacaggagttatatcacctgggtgatcagtgcagaaatgtGTGAGAATTccgtgtaggcagagcctaggcaAGTTtcacatcacctaggttatcactgcaggtataagtcataaagcctcctgtaggcagagcatagacaaGACTTCCCTCcccagggtgaacagtgcagagatgtgtcaaaaagcccctgtaggcagaccCTAGGcaagagtttcatcacttggttgatcagttcagagatgtgtcacaatgtccatgtTGGCAGATCTAAGAcgagagtccatcacctgggtgatcaatgAAGAGATATGTACCAAAGTCCCCTGCAGGCAGTacctagacaagagttgcatcacctcagagatcagtgcatagatatctcacaaagccttctgtaggcaaagcccataaaaggcttacatcacctaggtgatcagtgcagtgatatgtcacaaaaatcaCTGTAGATAGAGccaagaaaagagttacatcacctgggtgatcagtgaagatgttcgacacaatgcccccatagacagagcccaGACAAGACTtcaatcacctgggtgatgagtacagagatatgtcacaaatccccctctaggcagagtatagagaagagtccTATCACCTGGGAGATCAGGGCAGAGATACGTCATTAATAccactgtaggcaaagcctagataagttttacatcacctcagcgttcagtgcagagatatgtcccaatgtccctctaggcagagcttagataagagtcacatctcctgggtgatcaatGTAGAGACAAGTCACAGTGCCCCCATAGGaagagcctagagaagagttacataagccgggtgacccatgcagagtgatgtcacaatgccctctgtatgcagagactagaaaagagttacatcaccagggtgatcagtgcagagatatgtcacaatgcccctgtaggcagagcatagagaagagttgcataacatgggtgatcagtacagagatatatcacaatgtcccctgtaggcagagcatatggaagagttgcatcacctgggtgatcagttcagagatatgtcacagtgtcccctgtaggcaaagcctaggcaagagttgcatcacctgggtgatcagtgcagtgatatgtcacaatgccatgtagccagagcctagaccaAAGTTAGagcacctgggagatcagtgcagagatatgtcacaatgtccccagtaggcagagaccaagcaagagttggatcacctcgggatcagtgcagagatatgtctcaatcacCCTGTGGTcacagcctagacaagggttacctCACTTCTGTTAACAgagcagagatatgtcaaaaagcccctgtaggcagagcctacacaagtgttacatcacttaggtgatcattgcagagatatgtcacattaCTCCCtataagcagagcctagacaggagttacatcacctgggtgatcagtgcagagatatgtgacaaggccccttcaaacagagcctagacaatatttacatcacctgagtgatcagtgcagagatctgtcacaatgcccctgtaggcagagcatagagaagagttgcataacatgggtgatcagtacagagatatatcacaatgtcccctgtaggcagagcatatggaagagttgcatcacctgggtgatcagttcagagatatgtcacagtgtcccctgtaggcagagcctaggcaAGAGtggcatcacctgggtgatcagtgcggtgatatgtcacaatgccgtgtagccagagcctagaccaAAGTTAGagcacctgggagatcagtgcagagatatgtcacaatgtccccagtaggcagagaccaAGCAAGAGTTGGATCACCTtgggatcagtgcagagatatgtctcaatcacCCTGTTGTcacagcctagacaagggttacctCACTTCCGTTAACAgagcagagatatgtcaaaaagcccctgtaggcagagcctacacaagtgttacatcacttaggtgatcattgcagagatatgtcacattactccctgtaagcagagcctagacaggagttacatcacctgggtgatcagtgcagagatatgtgacaaggccccttcaagcagagcctagacaatatttacatcacctgagtgatcagtgcagagatctgtcacaatgaccccttaggcagagcttagagcagagttacatcacctgggtgatcagtgcagagatatgtcacaatgcccccataggcaaatccaagacaagagtccgtcacctgggtgatcaggcagaaatatgtgacaatgcctccagtaggcagagcctagagaagactcccatcacctgggtgatcagtgcagagatatttcacagtGACCCTGCAGGCAGAGTGtaagcaagagttacatcacctagatgatcagtgcagagatatgtcacaagtccccctataggcagagcctggacaagagttacatcacctctgTGTTCAATGCAGTGATATTTCATTATGtcccgtaggcagagcctagtcaagcgttacatcacctgggtgatcagtgcagagatatgtcacaaagcccccatagACAAAGCCTAGataagagtcccatcacctgggtgatcagtgcagaaatatgtcacaatgcccccataggcagatccaacacaagagttacatcgcctgggtgatcagtgta comes from Pan troglodytes isolate AG18354 chromosome 14, NHGRI_mPanTro3-v2.0_pri, whole genome shotgun sequence and encodes:
- the LOC134808205 gene encoding double homeobox protein 4C-like, producing the protein MKFQPGLPAMVLLTTSDGTLAAEAQGWGRRRRLVWTPSKSEALRVCFERNPYLGIATRERLAQAIGIPQPRVQIWYQNERSRQLRQHRRESRPSPRRRGPQEGRQKRTAITGSQTALLLRAFEKDRFPGIAAREVLAREMGLPESRIQIWFQSRRVRHLG